A genomic segment from Luteolibacter ambystomatis encodes:
- a CDS encoding MerR family transcriptional regulator, producing MTRFVLVHTAVSIEVRPSETPHYSLEEAAERTSVEPDVLRRYCRDGLLGAARTEGTADPVFDDDALYDIRRIEHLRHQQGVPLEVLPMVFHLVTEVERLREELRKLRL from the coding sequence ATGACCCGCTTCGTCCTCGTCCACACCGCCGTCTCCATCGAAGTACGTCCGTCTGAAACACCGCACTATTCGCTGGAAGAAGCCGCCGAGCGCACATCGGTCGAGCCTGATGTGTTGCGCCGCTATTGCCGGGACGGGCTGCTGGGTGCCGCACGCACCGAGGGAACCGCGGACCCGGTTTTCGATGACGACGCGTTGTACGACATCCGCCGTATCGAACACCTGCGGCATCAGCAAGGCGTGCCGTTGGAGGTGCTGCCGATGGTTTTCCATCTCGTGACCGAGGTGGAACGTTTGCGTGAGGAATTGCGGAAATTGAGGCTCTAG
- a CDS encoding J domain-containing protein produces the protein MSVKFQDYYETLGVSRGATQEEIKKAFRKLARTHHPDVAKDKAGSEEKFKQINEAYEVLGDPEKRKRYDELGANWNQTGGPPPSEGGFGGWSWEPNEGGASFEFGGTGFSDFFERYFSGAQGGFGGSPRSSRPQGSFQQRGHDVEADILVSLEDALHGSQRSITLRRPDGTADTFDIRIPAGLREGQRIRLAGKGGPGAGGAPAGDVYLSIRFARHPEFQVDGADLDYDLDLAPWEAVLGVEVKISTLDGPAKLRVPPGTESGTRLRLKGRGMTGKDKQRGDLYAIVHIQVPDHSTAEEEELWKKLAAASNFNPRNPS, from the coding sequence ATGTCAGTGAAGTTCCAGGACTACTACGAAACCCTCGGCGTCTCCCGCGGCGCGACCCAGGAGGAAATCAAAAAGGCGTTCCGGAAGCTGGCGCGCACCCATCACCCGGACGTGGCCAAGGACAAGGCCGGATCCGAGGAAAAATTCAAACAGATCAACGAGGCCTACGAGGTGCTCGGAGATCCGGAAAAGCGCAAACGCTACGATGAACTCGGCGCGAACTGGAACCAGACCGGCGGACCACCGCCCTCGGAAGGCGGCTTCGGCGGATGGTCGTGGGAGCCGAACGAAGGAGGAGCATCGTTTGAATTCGGCGGTACCGGTTTCAGCGACTTCTTCGAGCGCTACTTCAGCGGCGCGCAGGGCGGCTTCGGCGGATCTCCGCGCTCGTCCCGTCCGCAAGGCTCCTTCCAACAACGCGGCCATGATGTTGAGGCGGACATCCTCGTCTCCCTGGAAGACGCCCTCCATGGATCGCAACGCTCCATCACCCTGCGGCGACCGGATGGCACGGCGGACACCTTCGACATCCGCATCCCCGCCGGACTGCGCGAAGGCCAGCGCATCCGCCTGGCTGGCAAAGGTGGTCCCGGAGCCGGAGGCGCTCCGGCCGGAGATGTGTATCTCAGCATCCGTTTTGCCCGGCATCCGGAGTTCCAGGTCGATGGCGCGGATCTCGACTACGATCTCGACCTCGCGCCTTGGGAAGCGGTGCTCGGCGTGGAGGTAAAAATTTCCACGCTGGACGGCCCCGCCAAGCTGCGTGTCCCACCCGGCACCGAATCCGGCACCCGCCTGCGCCTGAAAGGCCGTGGCATGACCGGAAAGGACAAGCAGCGTGGCGATCTTTATGCCATCGTTCACATCCAGGTGCCCGACCACAGCACGGCGGAGGAAGAGGAACTCTGGAAAAAACTCGCCGCCGCATCCAACTTCAACCCGAGGAACCCGTCATGA
- a CDS encoding putative Ig domain-containing protein, with amino-acid sequence MTPRSLLSTAVVLALGFAASPLLASAQEPAAAPILTPPPPAEPRVNGPKIFGVRPGAPFLYSIPATGDRPMTFAATGLPAGLALDPATGRISGSVKARGTYEAKLLARNAKGTAEKAFRIVVGDTIALTPPMGWNSWNCWGSKIDQQKTLAAAKAIVRHGLDRHGWTYVNIDDAWQGKRGGPFNGIQPDPKNFPDMKKLCDEVHGMGLKIGIYSTPWVTTYARHIGGSAENPEGDWTSPGNGPKTVNKKILPWAIGKHSFATHDAKQWAAWGMDYLKYDWNPIEVPETAEMEKALRDSGRDVILSLSNSTPFKSIPELSRIANCWRTTGDIKDTWDSMSKKGFTQDKWAPFAAPGHFNDPDMLVVGHVGWGKPHPTNLTPDEQYTHISIWCLLSAPLLLGCDLEKLDDFTLGLLTNDEVLAINQDVLCKQAVKVAGTDVLPVFAKPLEDGSKAVGLFNLGTDEAEVAVTWKDLGLNGGQTVRDLWRQKDVGAFPDGYRVKIAPHGVTLVRVIPAK; translated from the coding sequence ATGACCCCGCGTTCCCTCCTTTCCACTGCTGTGGTGCTCGCGCTCGGCTTCGCCGCCTCTCCGTTGCTAGCGTCCGCCCAGGAACCCGCTGCGGCACCGATCCTCACGCCACCGCCGCCCGCCGAACCGCGGGTGAACGGCCCGAAGATCTTCGGCGTTCGTCCGGGCGCGCCGTTCCTTTACTCGATCCCGGCGACCGGTGATCGCCCGATGACTTTCGCCGCCACCGGCCTGCCTGCGGGGCTTGCGCTTGATCCTGCCACCGGCCGCATCTCCGGCAGCGTGAAGGCGCGCGGCACTTACGAGGCGAAGCTGCTGGCCCGCAATGCCAAGGGTACTGCGGAGAAGGCCTTCCGCATCGTGGTGGGGGACACCATCGCCCTTACACCACCCATGGGCTGGAACAGTTGGAATTGCTGGGGTTCGAAGATCGACCAACAGAAAACCCTCGCCGCTGCGAAGGCCATCGTGCGCCACGGCCTCGATCGCCACGGCTGGACCTATGTGAACATCGACGATGCATGGCAGGGCAAGCGCGGCGGTCCTTTCAATGGCATCCAGCCGGATCCGAAGAACTTCCCGGACATGAAGAAGCTCTGCGACGAGGTTCACGGCATGGGATTGAAGATCGGCATCTATTCCACGCCATGGGTCACCACGTATGCCCGCCACATCGGCGGCTCCGCGGAGAATCCGGAAGGCGATTGGACGTCGCCGGGCAATGGACCGAAGACCGTGAACAAGAAGATCCTGCCATGGGCCATCGGCAAACACTCCTTCGCCACCCATGATGCGAAGCAATGGGCCGCGTGGGGCATGGACTATCTCAAGTATGATTGGAACCCCATCGAGGTGCCGGAGACTGCTGAGATGGAAAAGGCCCTGCGCGACAGCGGCCGGGATGTGATTCTCAGCCTTTCCAACAGCACGCCCTTCAAGAGCATCCCGGAACTCAGTCGCATCGCCAACTGCTGGCGCACCACCGGCGACATCAAGGATACCTGGGACAGCATGAGCAAGAAGGGCTTCACCCAGGACAAGTGGGCGCCTTTTGCCGCGCCTGGGCATTTCAATGACCCGGACATGCTGGTGGTTGGTCATGTCGGCTGGGGCAAGCCGCACCCGACCAACCTCACGCCGGACGAGCAATACACCCATATCAGCATCTGGTGTCTGCTGTCCGCGCCACTGCTGCTGGGCTGTGACTTGGAAAAGCTCGATGACTTCACTCTGGGGCTGCTCACCAATGACGAAGTGCTCGCCATCAATCAGGATGTGCTATGCAAGCAGGCCGTGAAGGTGGCGGGCACCGATGTGCTGCCGGTTTTCGCCAAGCCGCTCGAAGATGGCTCGAAAGCGGTCGGTCTTTTCAATCTTGGCACCGATGAAGCCGAGGTGGCCGTGACATGGAAGGATCTCGGTCTGAATGGCGGTCAGACCGTTCGTGACCTCTGGCGTCAGAAGGATGTGGGCGCTTTCCCGGACGGCTATCGCGTGAAGATCGCTCCGCACGGAGTCACCCTAGTGCGGGTGATTCCGGCGAAATGA
- a CDS encoding sensor histidine kinase translates to MVVIRRMAVAVWLAGGIACPAARAIPPEVPFSSRAWETDDGLPHGGVNAVLRREDGFLWIATQGGLVRFDGMEFVQKRSPLLSDARSSRVIDIIEENPRTMLAACDTSGLVRLEEGGLSVHPLSASLGSGRRILSLFHESADVFWVLCSDRELWRWDHGSAVRFPPTEHVYTSAPSSFVRMTDGSVLLTRGDGLERFQKGLLAPVTGIPERSIIVSICHGGGAWVASPDRLLKLDGDAISVSDAAVPWLGTPPAVMLEDHEHALWIGTKFRGLFRREGDVIRPMDTSHARITSLSEDADGNIWAGTAGGGLNRFQHARFQLLGEKEGWMSDIVGSVCEDGKGRLWFGNTNLGLRQVGEGRFLAAPPVAGWPHKAMPIRTDAAGSVWVGINNRLGRLDPDSGTMESIAIPSLGSLHVIFTDRRNRVWVGGDFGGLLRVEDGSKQRLFGADDGFTGLQIRSMEEDARGTLWIGTEQGEIFEHRGDGFIRHAEAEGLRGSAVRSIVADADGTLWVGTGGGGLFVRRNERFTSIGEEQGLPDDVISQLLDDGAGALWFGASRALYRVKKSELLDCAAGRVAGVHPVRFGEGDDLPNFSAAANYQPSCWRTRAGTLCFVSRKGLVIADPSVAPHEARALQVHLDKLVADGRALPPGVAKVPSSARKIEFQFTAPTFTSPEKVRYRYRLTGLDAEWSEPTATRSATYSPLKPGRYRFEVAACDSNLVWSPLVTSLPIEIVPAWWETWWARVLAVVVSGALLVVAVRYWSHQRLKARLLQLESGRRLQNERARIARDLHDGLGAGLTQVGMMAEELAEEGGGVEEMKSYSAGIAGRVRDLARDLDAAVWSVSPKNDTLAALCGYICQYAIEYFRETPVRCLVHVAPDIPAVALSPEDRHHLFLIAKEILNNVLKHAGASQVILSMGPEEADFVIAFEDNGRGFPSTTAPDRHGLENIRERVAAVGGVMDLRSSGEGTAIRIRLSSFPLAEKPLSSH, encoded by the coding sequence ATGGTGGTGATCCGGCGGATGGCTGTGGCGGTGTGGTTGGCAGGCGGGATCGCCTGTCCGGCGGCCCGCGCCATTCCACCGGAGGTGCCTTTCTCCTCGCGCGCGTGGGAGACCGATGACGGACTCCCGCATGGAGGGGTGAATGCCGTCCTGCGCCGCGAGGATGGCTTTCTGTGGATTGCGACCCAGGGCGGTCTTGTGCGTTTCGATGGCATGGAGTTCGTGCAGAAGCGGTCGCCGTTGCTTTCCGACGCGCGTTCTTCCCGCGTGATCGACATCATTGAGGAAAACCCGCGCACGATGTTGGCCGCGTGCGATACCTCCGGATTGGTCCGTCTGGAGGAAGGAGGGCTTTCGGTTCATCCGCTCAGCGCCTCGCTTGGTTCCGGGCGGCGGATTCTTTCACTCTTTCATGAGAGCGCGGATGTCTTCTGGGTGCTGTGCTCGGACCGCGAGTTGTGGCGCTGGGACCATGGCTCGGCGGTGCGGTTTCCTCCGACGGAGCATGTCTATACCTCCGCACCTTCTTCTTTCGTAAGGATGACAGATGGCTCGGTCCTGCTGACCCGTGGTGATGGCCTGGAGCGTTTTCAGAAGGGCTTGCTGGCTCCTGTCACGGGTATTCCCGAACGATCGATCATTGTGTCCATCTGCCATGGTGGTGGGGCCTGGGTGGCATCCCCCGACCGTTTGTTGAAACTGGATGGGGATGCGATCTCCGTTTCCGACGCCGCCGTACCCTGGCTGGGTACACCACCGGCAGTCATGCTGGAGGATCACGAACACGCGCTTTGGATCGGGACGAAGTTTCGCGGCCTTTTCCGCCGCGAGGGGGATGTCATCCGGCCGATGGACACCTCGCATGCGCGCATCACCTCGTTGTCCGAGGACGCGGATGGAAACATCTGGGCCGGTACCGCAGGTGGAGGCTTGAACCGCTTCCAGCATGCGCGCTTCCAACTGCTGGGGGAGAAAGAGGGATGGATGTCGGACATCGTCGGCAGCGTGTGCGAGGACGGGAAAGGACGGCTTTGGTTCGGCAACACCAATCTCGGACTGCGTCAGGTTGGCGAGGGCCGGTTTCTCGCGGCACCTCCGGTGGCGGGCTGGCCGCACAAGGCGATGCCCATCCGGACGGATGCGGCGGGCTCGGTTTGGGTTGGCATCAACAACCGTCTTGGTCGTCTGGATCCGGACAGCGGCACGATGGAATCCATCGCCATTCCTTCACTCGGTTCGCTCCATGTCATTTTCACCGACCGCAGGAACCGGGTGTGGGTGGGTGGGGATTTCGGCGGGTTGCTGCGCGTGGAGGACGGATCGAAACAACGCCTGTTCGGAGCGGACGATGGCTTCACCGGCTTGCAGATCCGCTCGATGGAGGAGGATGCCAGAGGGACCTTGTGGATTGGAACCGAACAAGGCGAGATCTTCGAGCATCGCGGTGATGGCTTCATCCGTCATGCCGAGGCGGAGGGATTGCGCGGGAGCGCGGTGCGCAGCATTGTGGCGGATGCGGATGGCACGTTGTGGGTGGGAACCGGCGGAGGGGGGCTGTTCGTGAGGCGGAACGAACGCTTCACTTCCATCGGCGAGGAACAAGGCCTGCCGGATGATGTGATCTCCCAGCTTCTCGATGATGGCGCGGGAGCGCTGTGGTTTGGTGCGAGCCGTGCTCTCTACCGCGTGAAAAAGTCCGAGCTTCTCGATTGCGCGGCGGGTCGCGTGGCAGGCGTTCACCCGGTGCGTTTCGGGGAAGGGGATGATCTTCCCAACTTTTCCGCCGCAGCGAACTATCAGCCTTCATGCTGGCGCACCCGGGCCGGGACGCTGTGCTTCGTTTCGCGGAAAGGCCTCGTCATCGCCGATCCATCCGTGGCTCCGCACGAGGCGCGCGCATTGCAGGTGCATCTCGACAAACTGGTGGCGGATGGCCGGGCGTTGCCACCGGGAGTGGCGAAGGTTCCGTCGTCCGCTCGGAAGATCGAGTTCCAGTTCACCGCGCCGACCTTCACGTCACCTGAAAAAGTCCGCTACCGTTACCGGTTGACTGGACTGGATGCGGAATGGAGCGAACCCACGGCGACCCGGTCGGCAACCTATTCGCCACTCAAGCCGGGGCGCTACCGGTTCGAAGTCGCGGCTTGCGATAGCAATCTCGTGTGGAGTCCGCTGGTCACCTCGCTGCCGATCGAGATCGTGCCCGCGTGGTGGGAGACGTGGTGGGCGCGTGTGCTCGCCGTGGTCGTTTCCGGCGCGCTGCTGGTTGTAGCCGTGCGCTATTGGTCCCACCAGCGTTTGAAAGCACGGCTGCTCCAGCTTGAGTCCGGACGCCGCTTGCAAAACGAGCGGGCGCGCATCGCCCGTGATCTCCACGATGGTCTTGGAGCCGGGTTGACGCAGGTCGGCATGATGGCGGAAGAACTGGCGGAGGAAGGTGGCGGCGTGGAGGAGATGAAATCCTACTCCGCCGGCATCGCCGGGCGCGTCCGTGATCTCGCGCGTGACCTGGATGCGGCGGTGTGGAGCGTGAGCCCGAAGAACGACACTCTTGCCGCGCTCTGCGGTTATATCTGCCAGTATGCCATCGAGTATTTCCGTGAGACGCCGGTGCGTTGCCTCGTCCACGTCGCGCCGGACATTCCGGCGGTCGCACTTTCTCCGGAGGATCGGCACCATCTTTTCCTCATCGCGAAGGAGATCCTGAACAATGTGCTCAAGCACGCGGGAGCCTCGCAGGTGATCCTTTCCATGGGTCCGGAGGAAGCCGATTTCGTCATCGCCTTCGAGGACAATGGTCGCGGCTTTCCCTCCACCACCGCTCCCGACCGCCATGGCTTGGAGAACATCCGCGAGCGGGTGGCGGCTGTTGGCGGCGTGATGGATCTGCGGAGTTCCGGGGAAGGGACCGCCATTCGTATCCGGCTCTCTTCTTTCCCTCTTGCGGAAAAGCCGCTATCTTCCCACTGA
- a CDS encoding response regulator produces the protein MPISVAIIEDDPGIREMLTRTIERASSLRFIQSFSSAEEALEVLPELKPDVVIMDIQLPGINGVECTLQLKKIVPAIQILVFTVFGDDDLVFKALEAGASGYLLKRTPRQAVIDAVRDVWHGGAPMSGEVARKVVESFRKPPKAKLEDAEQLTPREEEVLALLAKGYITKEIADQIGISFDTVRFHLKHIYRKLHVRSRSEALIKYLK, from the coding sequence ATGCCCATCAGCGTCGCCATCATCGAGGATGATCCCGGCATCCGTGAGATGCTCACCCGCACCATCGAGCGTGCGTCCAGCCTGCGTTTCATCCAGAGCTTCTCCTCCGCGGAGGAAGCCTTGGAGGTGCTTCCTGAGCTCAAGCCGGATGTGGTGATCATGGACATCCAACTCCCCGGGATCAATGGCGTCGAGTGTACGCTGCAACTGAAGAAGATCGTTCCTGCGATCCAGATCCTCGTCTTCACCGTCTTCGGGGATGACGATCTGGTCTTCAAGGCGCTCGAGGCGGGAGCCAGCGGCTATCTGCTCAAACGCACGCCACGCCAGGCCGTCATCGATGCGGTGCGGGATGTCTGGCACGGCGGGGCCCCCATGAGCGGAGAGGTGGCCCGCAAGGTGGTGGAATCCTTCCGGAAGCCTCCGAAGGCCAAGCTCGAGGATGCGGAGCAACTGACACCACGCGAGGAGGAGGTGCTGGCCTTGCTGGCGAAGGGCTACATCACCAAGGAGATCGCCGATCAGATCGGCATCAGCTTCGACACCGTGCGATTCCACCTGAAGCATATCTACCGCAAGCTCCATGTCCGCTCCCGCAGCGAGGCCTTGATCAAGTATCTGAAGTGA
- a CDS encoding polysaccharide lyase 6 family protein, protein MRPLILLAVSLVSSAAAREIPVSSATDLARAMPNLKPGDTVVLADGEWRNQDLVLQGKGTEARPVTFRAAHPGKAVLVGNSSLVVDGSFLVVDGLWLKESTTSGRAIFLRGDHCRLTSCAVTGGNARNFLDMTGTDHRIDHCYFADKTTEAPTIQVQVEESPNRHRFDHNHFGPRPPLGRNGGETMRIGYSGQSMRSSATLVEDNLFERCDGEIEIISSKSCDNIYRSNTFRDCAGMLTLRHGNGCRVEGNFFFGGGKKGSGGIRIIGENHVVVNNYIDNVAEGSFWITAGIPESPLVGYFQARHCTIAFNTVVASRGVCIQTDAGMGSSGRTLLPEDITIAYNLLNLPPGAVPARGRQGGGVVWTGNVSNIPATDFTTVEPRLIRSPDGMWRPSTGSPVGGVAKALPGITTDIDGQPRPERCDVGCDQASAAKTIHRPLSAADVGPAWMDRGAASRPTP, encoded by the coding sequence ATGCGTCCGTTGATTCTTCTGGCTGTCTCCCTCGTATCCTCCGCCGCAGCGCGTGAGATCCCGGTGTCCTCCGCGACCGATCTGGCCCGGGCCATGCCCAACCTGAAGCCGGGCGATACCGTGGTCCTGGCGGACGGCGAGTGGCGGAACCAGGATCTCGTGCTCCAGGGAAAGGGGACGGAGGCAAGGCCGGTCACCTTCCGTGCGGCACATCCCGGAAAGGCTGTTCTCGTCGGAAACTCCTCGTTGGTGGTGGATGGAAGTTTCCTTGTGGTGGACGGGCTGTGGCTGAAGGAATCCACCACCAGCGGACGGGCCATTTTCCTGCGCGGGGATCACTGCCGTCTGACTTCCTGCGCGGTCACGGGTGGCAATGCCCGCAATTTCCTCGATATGACCGGGACCGATCACCGCATTGATCACTGTTACTTCGCGGACAAAACCACGGAGGCTCCCACGATCCAAGTTCAGGTGGAAGAAAGTCCGAACCGCCATCGCTTCGACCACAATCATTTCGGGCCGCGTCCACCCCTGGGCCGCAATGGCGGCGAGACGATGCGTATCGGCTACAGCGGCCAGTCGATGCGATCCTCCGCCACGCTTGTGGAGGACAATCTGTTCGAGCGTTGCGATGGCGAGATCGAGATCATCTCCAGCAAATCGTGTGACAACATCTATCGCTCGAACACATTCCGCGATTGCGCGGGCATGCTCACCCTGCGTCATGGCAATGGCTGCCGGGTGGAGGGGAACTTTTTTTTCGGCGGAGGCAAGAAGGGATCCGGAGGCATCCGGATCATCGGGGAGAACCATGTGGTGGTGAACAACTACATCGACAATGTGGCGGAGGGTTCTTTTTGGATCACGGCCGGTATTCCGGAGTCGCCGTTGGTGGGATACTTCCAGGCCAGGCATTGCACCATCGCCTTCAATACCGTCGTCGCCAGCCGCGGAGTCTGCATCCAGACCGATGCCGGCATGGGGTCCTCCGGGCGCACATTGCTGCCGGAGGACATCACCATCGCCTACAATCTGCTGAACCTTCCACCCGGAGCAGTGCCCGCGCGCGGCCGCCAGGGCGGCGGTGTCGTATGGACCGGCAATGTTTCGAATATTCCTGCAACGGATTTCACTACGGTGGAGCCCCGTCTGATCCGTAGTCCGGATGGCATGTGGCGTCCGTCCACCGGCAGCCCGGTGGGTGGTGTCGCGAAGGCTCTGCCGGGAATCACCACCGATATCGATGGGCAGCCACGTCCGGAACGCTGTGACGTGGGATGCGATCAGGCATCCGCCGCCAAAACAATCCATCGGCCGCTCTCTGCCGCAGATGTCGGACCCGCTTGGATGGATCGTGGTGCGGCGAGCAGGCCCACGCCGTGA